From a region of the Thermoanaerobaculia bacterium genome:
- a CDS encoding ATP-dependent DNA ligase, protein MKGFALVAANLRATRRTSGKIDLAAGYLGALDPASLPIAARFLSGRPFSAREERTLSVGGSAIYRTGRAMFPEIDDETLGDCFREVGDAGETFALLQRGRGREEDLRLSEAAEFFDRLAATRGVEPKLSLLAGTLAPLAPDVLKEMVKLATGGQRTGLSMLLLEQAIARAFSVPVEAVQRANLLSGDVGRVAGLARAGRLSEAELVLFHPLGFQLAAVYEPGDELPWERIVVEEKFDGVRAQAHVAPSEALSSGRVALFSRTLDEVTRSFPEIAKRLAGLAVPLVADGEILAWENGRALPFGRLQKRLGRKKVDAALAAEVPLVFVFYDLLAWKNELVIDLPFAERRKRLESLVLPPGAFLSPVSRAQSAADLERLFDAAIAHGNEGLMIKDESATYAPGKRGRSWLKYKKARATLDVVVTAAEPGHGKRAGLLSDLTFAVRATDGSLVNVGKAYSGLTDAEIAEMTATFKRITEKMYGRTRLVRPEVVLEVAFDGIQQSKRHKSGYALRFPRILRLRRDKPVSEIDTVERVASLHDELLAGPANATPRSSRTG, encoded by the coding sequence GTGAAGGGGTTCGCGCTCGTCGCCGCGAACCTTCGCGCGACGCGCCGCACGTCGGGGAAGATCGACCTCGCCGCGGGCTATCTCGGCGCCCTCGATCCCGCCTCGCTCCCGATCGCCGCGCGGTTCCTGTCGGGGCGGCCGTTCTCCGCGCGCGAGGAGCGGACGCTCTCGGTCGGCGGCTCCGCGATCTACCGCACGGGGCGCGCGATGTTCCCGGAGATCGACGACGAGACGCTCGGCGACTGTTTCCGCGAGGTGGGGGACGCGGGAGAGACGTTCGCGCTCCTCCAGCGCGGGCGCGGAAGGGAAGAGGACCTCCGGCTCTCCGAGGCGGCGGAGTTCTTCGATCGCCTCGCCGCCACGCGCGGCGTCGAGCCGAAGCTGTCGCTTCTCGCCGGGACGCTCGCGCCTCTGGCTCCCGACGTTCTGAAGGAAATGGTGAAGCTCGCGACCGGCGGGCAGCGGACGGGCCTTTCGATGCTCCTCCTCGAGCAGGCGATCGCCCGGGCGTTCTCTGTCCCGGTCGAGGCGGTCCAGCGCGCGAACCTGTTGTCGGGCGACGTCGGCCGCGTCGCCGGGCTCGCACGCGCCGGACGACTCTCCGAGGCCGAGCTCGTCCTCTTTCACCCGCTCGGGTTCCAGCTCGCCGCCGTGTACGAGCCGGGCGACGAGCTTCCGTGGGAGCGGATCGTCGTCGAGGAGAAGTTCGACGGCGTTCGCGCGCAGGCGCACGTCGCTCCGTCCGAAGCGCTCTCTTCGGGCCGGGTCGCGCTCTTCTCGCGCACCCTCGACGAGGTCACGCGATCGTTTCCCGAGATCGCGAAACGCCTGGCCGGCTTGGCGGTCCCGCTCGTCGCCGACGGCGAGATCCTCGCCTGGGAGAACGGCCGCGCCCTCCCGTTCGGCCGCCTCCAGAAGCGGCTCGGGCGCAAGAAGGTCGACGCCGCGCTCGCGGCCGAGGTCCCGCTCGTCTTCGTCTTCTACGACCTTCTCGCGTGGAAGAACGAGCTCGTGATCGACCTCCCGTTCGCGGAGCGCCGCAAGAGGCTCGAATCGCTCGTCCTCCCGCCCGGCGCCTTCCTCTCGCCGGTCTCGCGCGCGCAGAGCGCGGCCGACCTCGAGCGTCTCTTCGACGCCGCGATCGCGCACGGGAACGAGGGGCTCATGATCAAGGACGAGAGTGCGACCTACGCGCCCGGCAAGCGCGGCCGGAGCTGGCTCAAGTACAAGAAAGCCCGCGCGACTCTCGACGTCGTCGTGACGGCGGCCGAACCCGGGCACGGCAAGCGCGCCGGGCTCCTCTCGGACCTGACGTTCGCCGTCCGCGCAACGGACGGCTCGCTCGTCAACGTCGGCAAGGCGTACTCGGGCCTGACCGACGCGGAGATCGCGGAAATGACCGCGACCTTCAAGAGGATCACCGAGAAGATGTACGGCCGGACCCGCCTCGTCCGCCCGGAAGTCGTCCTCGAGGTCGCCTTCGACGGGATCCAGCAGTCGAAGCGCCACAAGTCGGGCTACGCGCTTCGCTTTCCCCGGATCCTGCGGCTGCGCCGCGACAAGCCGGTTTCCGAGATCGACACCGTCGAGCGGGTGGCGTCGTTGCACGACGAGCTCCTGGCAGGTCCCGCGAACGCGACTCCTCGGTCGTCGCGCACGGGCTGA
- a CDS encoding MBL fold metallo-hydrolase — translation MRVESTPAGLFLPDVGLHVDPVLPVEAAAITHAHGDHARALPGLLYATPETAAVLRVRTGAAPATVEAACGAPVDLRRPGAAPARLTFFPAGHILGSAGVLVECGGERLFCTGDVKLRPSLTCAPAEIPECDLLVMESTFGLPVFRFPPVEALRAAILAHARAALAEGETPVFLGYALGKGPEIAKILGEGGIPTSLHGAIAKMTKVYESFGVSFPEAAPYEEGNLDGRALVVPPACRNQPIVARRRKVRVVAVTGWALLDAAYERYGAHGLVPLSDHADFDGLRRIAEVSRARRVFTVHGFAEPFSRVLALAGIDAAPLPAARPEET, via the coding sequence GTGCGCGTCGAGTCCACGCCGGCCGGCCTCTTCCTTCCCGACGTCGGCCTCCACGTCGATCCGGTCCTGCCGGTCGAGGCCGCGGCGATCACCCACGCCCACGGCGACCACGCCCGCGCGCTTCCGGGGCTCCTCTACGCCACGCCCGAGACCGCGGCGGTGCTTCGGGTCCGCACGGGGGCCGCACCCGCCACGGTCGAGGCGGCGTGCGGCGCGCCCGTCGACCTGCGCCGGCCCGGAGCAGCGCCCGCGCGCCTGACCTTCTTCCCGGCCGGCCACATCCTCGGTTCCGCGGGCGTCCTCGTCGAATGCGGCGGCGAGCGCCTCTTCTGCACGGGAGACGTCAAGCTCCGGCCTTCGCTCACGTGCGCCCCGGCCGAGATCCCGGAGTGCGACCTGCTCGTCATGGAGTCGACGTTCGGGCTTCCGGTCTTCCGGTTCCCGCCGGTCGAAGCGCTTCGCGCGGCGATCCTCGCGCACGCCCGCGCCGCGCTCGCCGAAGGGGAGACGCCGGTCTTCCTCGGGTACGCCCTCGGGAAGGGGCCGGAGATCGCGAAGATCCTCGGAGAAGGAGGGATCCCGACCTCGCTCCACGGCGCGATCGCGAAGATGACGAAGGTGTACGAGTCGTTCGGGGTCTCCTTTCCGGAAGCGGCGCCGTACGAGGAGGGGAACCTCGACGGCCGCGCGCTCGTCGTCCCGCCCGCCTGCCGGAACCAGCCGATCGTCGCCCGACGCCGGAAGGTTCGCGTCGTCGCGGTGACCGGGTGGGCGCTCCTCGACGCCGCGTACGAGCGCTACGGCGCGCACGGCCTCGTCCCGCTCTCGGACCATGCCGACTTCGACGGTCTCCGGCGGATCGCGGAGGTCTCGCGCGCGCGGAGGGTCTTCACGGTCCACGGGTTCGCCGAGCCCTTCTCACGCGTCCTCGCGCTCGCCGGAATCGACGCCGCTCCGCTCCCCGCCGCGCGCCCGGAGGAGACGTGA